In Hemicordylus capensis ecotype Gifberg chromosome 3, rHemCap1.1.pri, whole genome shotgun sequence, one DNA window encodes the following:
- the ITPRIP gene encoding inositol 1,4,5-trisphosphate receptor-interacting protein isoform X3: MPVGIFRVCLVVITAIINHPLLFPKENVTVLENTEEVIQKMKEREENLRLEQLKLEQEIAVQEALTKLPEKATESEEQYSYDPLSWNFWTVLSLLVFLLIELWRQDYQDGNWQDYANEENEIAVLGKAFKEFVLPDKATLANFYERCLLTVTSDIARNRELVEGFADDLLEALRSVCNRDADMEVEESIGVGSMYENWRAHKPMACDFIVPFTPPEPYCFQLETWHSGVSVPPDKQGYGMIKICRADENSTGCICDKTKLGEDLLCLLHSKMSQPKPNNHVEDLLCYKDTRYLDADQVMTWFQVALTKAWNKISHKYEFNLTFNLLDSPGALKIKFRSGKTITFNLTPVVQYADSDVYFISHFPCSSPADGPTSSIHWFLTFAVYEKRYIQFVAKTLPNNSCHLSCLQILSFLHGKQCSLTGPSSLTNYHLKTVMLHLLQTHPGPDWAPGYLGARLQDMLTFLEKSLQEKRLYHFFVGNRNLPEELGIPVGFQKAEPMNLFRPFVLQRSAYRKTMDMFHEMLKNTSALINEYTMHVPNGRATPLNKDSR, from the coding sequence ATGCCAGTAGGAATCTTCCGGGTGTGCCTTGTGGTTATCACAGCTATTATCAACCATCCACTCCTCTTCCCAAAGGAGAATGTCACTGTCCTTGAAAACACAGAGGAGGTCATCCAGAAAATGAAGGAACGTGAGGAAAACCTGAGGTTAGAGCAACTTAAACTGGAACAGGAAATTGCTGTGCAGGAAGCTTTAACAAAGCTGCCCGAAAAAGCTACAGAATCAGAGGAGCAATATAGCTACGATCCCCTATCTTGGAATTTCTGGACCGTTTTGTCCTTGTTGGTTTTCCTTCTGATTGAGCTCTGGAGACAAGACTACCAGGACGGGAACTGGCAAGATTATGCCAATGAGGAGAATGAAATTGCTGTTCTAGGAAAAGCATTCAAAGAGTTTGTTTTGCCAGATAAGGCCACATTGGCCAATTTCTATGAAAGATGCCTTCTGACTGTGACCAGTGACATTGCCAGGAACCGAGAGCTTGTGGAAGGCTTTGCAGATGACTTACTAGAGGCTTTGAGGAGTGTGTGTAACCGAGATGCAGACATGGAAGTAGAGGAATCCATAGGCGTTGGGAGCATGTATGAAAACTGGAGAGCTCACAAGCCCATGGCCTGTGACTTCATTGTCCCTTTTACTCCTCCAGAGCCGTATTGTTTCCAGTTAGAGACTTGGCATTCAGGAGTATCTGTCCCACCAGATAAACAAGGTTATGGTATGATAAAGATCTGTCGGGCAGATGAGAACTCGACGGGTTGTATCTGTGACAAGACTAAGCTTGGTGAGGACCTGTTGTGTCTTCTTCATAGCAAAATGAGCCAGCCTAAACCCAACAACCATGTGGAGGACCTACTTTGCTACAAAGATACTCGCTATCTCGATGCTGACCAAGTTATGACGTGGTTCCAGGTTGCACTTACCAAGGCATGGAACAAGATTTCACACAAATATGAATTCAACCTCACTTTCAACCTTCTGGACTCCCCTGGTGCCCTAAAAATAAAATTTCGGTCTGGAAAGACCATTACCTTCAACCTCACTCCTGTGGTACAGTATGCTGATTCTGATGTATACTTCATCtcccatttcccatgcagtagCCCAGCAGATGGCCCCACTTCCAGCATCCATTGGTTTCTCACATTTGCAGTGTATGAGAAGAGGTACATCCAGTTTGTTGCCAAAACTCTGCCTAATAACTCCTGCCACCTTAGCTGCCTCCAAATTCTGTCCTTCCTTCATGGAAAGCAGTGCAGTCTAACAGGACCAAGCAGCCTCACAAATTATCACTTGAAAACTGTGATGCTGCATTTGCTGCAGACCCATCCTGGTCCAGACTGGGCCCCTGGATACCTAGGGGCCAGATTACAAGACATGCTCACATTTTTGGAGAAAAGCTTGCAAGAGAAGAGGCTTTACCACTTTTTCGTTGGAAACAGGAACCTGCCAGAGGAATTAGGAATTCCTGTGGGGTTCCAAAAGGCAGAACCCATGAACCTTTTCCGTCCTTTTGTATTGCAACGAAGTGCCTACAGAAAGACGATGGACATGTTTCATGAGATGCTAAAGAACACATCGGCTTTAATAAATGAATATACCATGCATGTCCCCAATGGACGGGCAACCCCACTAAACAAAGATTCTCGATAA
- the ITPRIP gene encoding inositol 1,4,5-trisphosphate receptor-interacting protein isoform X1, with translation MQATGGHATTAGSCMEWQRSRKDFAMPVGIFRVCLVVITAIINHPLLFPKENVTVLENTEEVIQKMKEREENLRLEQLKLEQEIAVQEALTKLPEKATESEEQYSYDPLSWNFWTVLSLLVFLLIELWRQDYQDGNWQDYANEENEIAVLGKAFKEFVLPDKATLANFYERCLLTVTSDIARNRELVEGFADDLLEALRSVCNRDADMEVEESIGVGSMYENWRAHKPMACDFIVPFTPPEPYCFQLETWHSGVSVPPDKQGYGMIKICRADENSTGCICDKTKLGEDLLCLLHSKMSQPKPNNHVEDLLCYKDTRYLDADQVMTWFQVALTKAWNKISHKYEFNLTFNLLDSPGALKIKFRSGKTITFNLTPVVQYADSDVYFISHFPCSSPADGPTSSIHWFLTFAVYEKRYIQFVAKTLPNNSCHLSCLQILSFLHGKQCSLTGPSSLTNYHLKTVMLHLLQTHPGPDWAPGYLGARLQDMLTFLEKSLQEKRLYHFFVGNRNLPEELGIPVGFQKAEPMNLFRPFVLQRSAYRKTMDMFHEMLKNTSALINEYTMHVPNGRATPLNKDSR, from the coding sequence GAAAGATTTTGCCATGCCAGTAGGAATCTTCCGGGTGTGCCTTGTGGTTATCACAGCTATTATCAACCATCCACTCCTCTTCCCAAAGGAGAATGTCACTGTCCTTGAAAACACAGAGGAGGTCATCCAGAAAATGAAGGAACGTGAGGAAAACCTGAGGTTAGAGCAACTTAAACTGGAACAGGAAATTGCTGTGCAGGAAGCTTTAACAAAGCTGCCCGAAAAAGCTACAGAATCAGAGGAGCAATATAGCTACGATCCCCTATCTTGGAATTTCTGGACCGTTTTGTCCTTGTTGGTTTTCCTTCTGATTGAGCTCTGGAGACAAGACTACCAGGACGGGAACTGGCAAGATTATGCCAATGAGGAGAATGAAATTGCTGTTCTAGGAAAAGCATTCAAAGAGTTTGTTTTGCCAGATAAGGCCACATTGGCCAATTTCTATGAAAGATGCCTTCTGACTGTGACCAGTGACATTGCCAGGAACCGAGAGCTTGTGGAAGGCTTTGCAGATGACTTACTAGAGGCTTTGAGGAGTGTGTGTAACCGAGATGCAGACATGGAAGTAGAGGAATCCATAGGCGTTGGGAGCATGTATGAAAACTGGAGAGCTCACAAGCCCATGGCCTGTGACTTCATTGTCCCTTTTACTCCTCCAGAGCCGTATTGTTTCCAGTTAGAGACTTGGCATTCAGGAGTATCTGTCCCACCAGATAAACAAGGTTATGGTATGATAAAGATCTGTCGGGCAGATGAGAACTCGACGGGTTGTATCTGTGACAAGACTAAGCTTGGTGAGGACCTGTTGTGTCTTCTTCATAGCAAAATGAGCCAGCCTAAACCCAACAACCATGTGGAGGACCTACTTTGCTACAAAGATACTCGCTATCTCGATGCTGACCAAGTTATGACGTGGTTCCAGGTTGCACTTACCAAGGCATGGAACAAGATTTCACACAAATATGAATTCAACCTCACTTTCAACCTTCTGGACTCCCCTGGTGCCCTAAAAATAAAATTTCGGTCTGGAAAGACCATTACCTTCAACCTCACTCCTGTGGTACAGTATGCTGATTCTGATGTATACTTCATCtcccatttcccatgcagtagCCCAGCAGATGGCCCCACTTCCAGCATCCATTGGTTTCTCACATTTGCAGTGTATGAGAAGAGGTACATCCAGTTTGTTGCCAAAACTCTGCCTAATAACTCCTGCCACCTTAGCTGCCTCCAAATTCTGTCCTTCCTTCATGGAAAGCAGTGCAGTCTAACAGGACCAAGCAGCCTCACAAATTATCACTTGAAAACTGTGATGCTGCATTTGCTGCAGACCCATCCTGGTCCAGACTGGGCCCCTGGATACCTAGGGGCCAGATTACAAGACATGCTCACATTTTTGGAGAAAAGCTTGCAAGAGAAGAGGCTTTACCACTTTTTCGTTGGAAACAGGAACCTGCCAGAGGAATTAGGAATTCCTGTGGGGTTCCAAAAGGCAGAACCCATGAACCTTTTCCGTCCTTTTGTATTGCAACGAAGTGCCTACAGAAAGACGATGGACATGTTTCATGAGATGCTAAAGAACACATCGGCTTTAATAAATGAATATACCATGCATGTCCCCAATGGACGGGCAACCCCACTAAACAAAGATTCTCGATAA
- the ITPRIP gene encoding inositol 1,4,5-trisphosphate receptor-interacting protein isoform X2 translates to MHLWKDFAMPVGIFRVCLVVITAIINHPLLFPKENVTVLENTEEVIQKMKEREENLRLEQLKLEQEIAVQEALTKLPEKATESEEQYSYDPLSWNFWTVLSLLVFLLIELWRQDYQDGNWQDYANEENEIAVLGKAFKEFVLPDKATLANFYERCLLTVTSDIARNRELVEGFADDLLEALRSVCNRDADMEVEESIGVGSMYENWRAHKPMACDFIVPFTPPEPYCFQLETWHSGVSVPPDKQGYGMIKICRADENSTGCICDKTKLGEDLLCLLHSKMSQPKPNNHVEDLLCYKDTRYLDADQVMTWFQVALTKAWNKISHKYEFNLTFNLLDSPGALKIKFRSGKTITFNLTPVVQYADSDVYFISHFPCSSPADGPTSSIHWFLTFAVYEKRYIQFVAKTLPNNSCHLSCLQILSFLHGKQCSLTGPSSLTNYHLKTVMLHLLQTHPGPDWAPGYLGARLQDMLTFLEKSLQEKRLYHFFVGNRNLPEELGIPVGFQKAEPMNLFRPFVLQRSAYRKTMDMFHEMLKNTSALINEYTMHVPNGRATPLNKDSR, encoded by the exons ATGCATCTCTG GAAAGATTTTGCCATGCCAGTAGGAATCTTCCGGGTGTGCCTTGTGGTTATCACAGCTATTATCAACCATCCACTCCTCTTCCCAAAGGAGAATGTCACTGTCCTTGAAAACACAGAGGAGGTCATCCAGAAAATGAAGGAACGTGAGGAAAACCTGAGGTTAGAGCAACTTAAACTGGAACAGGAAATTGCTGTGCAGGAAGCTTTAACAAAGCTGCCCGAAAAAGCTACAGAATCAGAGGAGCAATATAGCTACGATCCCCTATCTTGGAATTTCTGGACCGTTTTGTCCTTGTTGGTTTTCCTTCTGATTGAGCTCTGGAGACAAGACTACCAGGACGGGAACTGGCAAGATTATGCCAATGAGGAGAATGAAATTGCTGTTCTAGGAAAAGCATTCAAAGAGTTTGTTTTGCCAGATAAGGCCACATTGGCCAATTTCTATGAAAGATGCCTTCTGACTGTGACCAGTGACATTGCCAGGAACCGAGAGCTTGTGGAAGGCTTTGCAGATGACTTACTAGAGGCTTTGAGGAGTGTGTGTAACCGAGATGCAGACATGGAAGTAGAGGAATCCATAGGCGTTGGGAGCATGTATGAAAACTGGAGAGCTCACAAGCCCATGGCCTGTGACTTCATTGTCCCTTTTACTCCTCCAGAGCCGTATTGTTTCCAGTTAGAGACTTGGCATTCAGGAGTATCTGTCCCACCAGATAAACAAGGTTATGGTATGATAAAGATCTGTCGGGCAGATGAGAACTCGACGGGTTGTATCTGTGACAAGACTAAGCTTGGTGAGGACCTGTTGTGTCTTCTTCATAGCAAAATGAGCCAGCCTAAACCCAACAACCATGTGGAGGACCTACTTTGCTACAAAGATACTCGCTATCTCGATGCTGACCAAGTTATGACGTGGTTCCAGGTTGCACTTACCAAGGCATGGAACAAGATTTCACACAAATATGAATTCAACCTCACTTTCAACCTTCTGGACTCCCCTGGTGCCCTAAAAATAAAATTTCGGTCTGGAAAGACCATTACCTTCAACCTCACTCCTGTGGTACAGTATGCTGATTCTGATGTATACTTCATCtcccatttcccatgcagtagCCCAGCAGATGGCCCCACTTCCAGCATCCATTGGTTTCTCACATTTGCAGTGTATGAGAAGAGGTACATCCAGTTTGTTGCCAAAACTCTGCCTAATAACTCCTGCCACCTTAGCTGCCTCCAAATTCTGTCCTTCCTTCATGGAAAGCAGTGCAGTCTAACAGGACCAAGCAGCCTCACAAATTATCACTTGAAAACTGTGATGCTGCATTTGCTGCAGACCCATCCTGGTCCAGACTGGGCCCCTGGATACCTAGGGGCCAGATTACAAGACATGCTCACATTTTTGGAGAAAAGCTTGCAAGAGAAGAGGCTTTACCACTTTTTCGTTGGAAACAGGAACCTGCCAGAGGAATTAGGAATTCCTGTGGGGTTCCAAAAGGCAGAACCCATGAACCTTTTCCGTCCTTTTGTATTGCAACGAAGTGCCTACAGAAAGACGATGGACATGTTTCATGAGATGCTAAAGAACACATCGGCTTTAATAAATGAATATACCATGCATGTCCCCAATGGACGGGCAACCCCACTAAACAAAGATTCTCGATAA